Below is a genomic region from Rana temporaria chromosome 3, aRanTem1.1, whole genome shotgun sequence.
CCAGGATTTTCTAGCACACATTACTTGGCTCAACACTTTCTAGTTATCTAAGAAAGCATGACCGCTCTGGAGCTTTAGTCAATAGCTAACCCATAATGGCAATACCTGTATAGTAAGTGCATTCCGTTCTTGAGATTCAAGCTTTTCTGATACTAGGACTAACTGAAAGATTCTAAAAGCTGACCACATTCGCTGAGTCGGCTTGTGCAGTCTCCTTTGAGCTACCAACAACCATGTAGTAAAAGGTCTGGCTAAATGATCCATTCAATTTATAGCCAGTCAGGCTGGCTCTCCGCCACATAATTTGACTCCATTTACGCGTCTACGACTCCAAAGTTTTGCCAACTctggctttgaccagtgataatggacaatTGTTACATTGTATAACAGTCAGGTATggctttcatgcaacttttgagggcTAACCTTGAcatctatggccctcaagttgcctGAAAGTTGAACCAAAGTAGTGCATTAAgtactttgaagttgctgcaactttaaagcggagttccggccacaatttcattttttaaatataaatacccctgtaatacacaagcttaatgtattctagtaaagttagtctgtaaactaaggtccattttgttaggttgttacagcatttagacactttataaaatagaaatggactggggccatcttaagtggtgggcatcatgaagccagactgtatgacttcctggatgtcagccttgcagatctagcacatgctcagtgctgcacaagcagtgtcagatcaggtttcagcacctgtgctgtccaagtcacatgattctttgagactggggaatgcacagactcctggaaagttacacccactacatttccaggagtctgtgcggtgtaggttaggaagcattaagcacctaggtgcaggaagtgggaagattaactattctgcctagcaacaacactttgaaggcatctaaaaaaaaaaaaaaattcataaaggactaatgacatttttttaaaactactgaagtAATGTTatgtttatgggtggaactccactttaattcactCATATATAAATGGTTATCATTGTAAAACATGGAACGACTTGTGCATTTCcggcacgtgtttttttttttttttttttcttaactgtgaatggatgggtttactgccgctttttaagctttggcaaaatCTAGAAGCCAGTTGGTAACTAGGCACAGCTCCACCAGATTCTATGTGCACCAATTTTTTAGTAACTAACCCCCACAGTGTTCTCACCTTCCACTGTGTTCTATCTAGCTGTTTGGCCTACATTGTTTGTTTCAGGGCACTAGGTGAGAAGAAAAGGGTGTCGCAGTTTGATGAAcaacaattttaaaaatctgtgccATGGTTGTAAATGCTCGTCATTGACTTGGGTGgccctatacagtatatagctcTCACCTTGACCCATATCGGAAGGGGAGACGAATTTTGGACACACCAGGGGACATAGGTCTTCTTCTGTAGTGGAATCCCTTTATAAGCTCTGAATGCAGTAGGCAACCTCTGCTGCTTTCACTCTGCCTGAATAATTTAAAAGTAAATGGGGCTTTATCCCTAGTAGGACACAATACATGTTGTATGCTCGtggtaacttttttttaatgtgtgcgtttttttttttcttgcaggcgTCTACATCCTAATTGGTGCAGGGGCTCTCATGATGTTGGTTGGTTTTCTCGGTTGCTGTGGTGCAATTCAGGAGTCTGAGTGCATGCTAGGATTGGTAATTTTTGTTTATAAGCAGTGTTCTatagctttaaagtgttactaaatccccAGTAAAATCAACCTATATGCAGTAAAGCCTAAGggctaatcctctgcattgtgtaaaaaggctgttttgatCCTGtcgtctctgatcctccccttcttccacagtcccccaatcatctgctgatagtacagagccttggaggcactctgcacatggtcagtttggtgtatattgctagagagggttccccccccccccctcagagggtgcatgtgattatcacagggccaatcggcactgtccagacagagggccaggggtcatgcagcctcataggccaGTCAGAGGcgaatgaaaactcctacaagctttaaccagtgcttggccagaCACTGATGGACATtaaaactgctatatactgctgatgagaaaaggtatttagcagtttatgtttactaaaataatagaattttcatgttctgtgtactgtgggagaacaGATATCGTAAATGCAGGggactgggtttagtaacactactTGATGCCTTTTTACTTTTATGTCACCGAGGCAGGAAATGCTTATCATGCATGTACAGTATGTCAGTTTCTCAAGATCCCCTGATGCCAGGCAAAAAGGCACTTTGTGTCAGGGCTGATCGTAAAACAGAATTACCTGCCCAATACAAGCAAAGCTGCCTGTTAAGCAGGACTTTAGGTTACCATGACAAAACATGTCATAACAACTCACTTTGTCAGAACTATAGCACACATGTCAGACTTCTAATGATACCCAAACAATGAAAGATCTGTCATATTTTTCCTTCCACAGTTCTTTGCTTTTCTCCTGGTTATTTTCGCCATTGAGATTGCTGCTGGAATTTGGGGTTTTGCCAATAAGGACAAGGTATGTGGTTGCAATTTTAATTAATATTGGTAATTGCGTGGAATGTTAAAGTGCTCATTAATGTTGGCTTTCATTGCTGTAATAAAAAGGTAGCTAATAGAGGTAATATGACATGCATATGCCTTCCTTAGTGTTTTTAGATGTAACACTGAAGTAGAACTGACATTTATAATTCACATAAATAAGCACAAATTTATTATTGAATAAAAACCTGGGACTGTTGCTGCCTTATGTGACCTTAAGCCTAGGCAAAGATCACAATGTTGTTGGCATCCCAGGAGCAGTGTGGCTGATTCAAGGTATAAGATACCGTTAAAACCTTGgtgtgagagtaacttggtttgagagcattttgcaagatgagcaaaatggtttaatacatttttgtcttgatctacaagcgatgtcttgatataagagtagcgtcatgtcacaactgagtataaaaaagaagagaggagccactAAGTGTAGcagtatggttacatttaaccacttaaagcggaggttcacccaaaaatccactttttgacattagctgtagcatactgctaacatctgcagtatgctgttgttgttttttttttttttttttttacttgtacttatcgttatatgagcccttgttttccggctccgagcggggaatgggcgtttctaagcaaaGATGAGTtaattgacggctgctaaggtgcgtcttggcctctgtttaatcttcaactgccatgatgctgcacatgtgatcagttatgacaccagccattggatggtttgacagtttggttgagagcacaaccaatgcgacagttagcattcccggcatgccaggaatgtaactgctttttcaaactgttaaattgatgggtttacttccgctttaaggatgctggaaagttaattttgagggtgaacctccgctttaaggaccccttACCGACAATATAAGTCGGCagaacggcacggctgggcacaggcacatgcAGGTACATCTCCTTTAAAAGCCTGGCGCGCGCATGTGACCGTGTCCGGGACCCATGGACCCGATCGCTGGCGGTGTCCTACGATcgctcacaggagctgaagaacggggagaggtgtgtgtgtgtgtgtgtgtgtaaacacaccttccccgttgttctgtgtggcagtgacactgatcgtctgttccctgatataggacgATCAATgatgccacgcccccctacagtaagaatcactcccttagggcacacttaaccccttagcgccccctagtggttaactcctttactgccattgtcattttcacagtaatctgtgcatttttatagcacttttcgctgtgaaaatgacaaggaacacatttttgggaccaatgtgtccgccataatgtcgcagtcacaaaaaagattgctgccattactagtaaaaacaaaaaatgaatacaaatgccataaaactatcccctatttggtttgcgcaaaagttatagcgtctacaaatcaactgctttgtgtgtgtgtttgtgtgttttttttttttttttcttaccaaaaataagtagaagaatacatatcggcctaaactgagggaaaacttttttatatatatatatatatatatatatatatatatatatatatatatatatatatatatatatatatatatatatatatatatatatatatatatattatattatatttattgtgtgtggcgcgctacccccgcaggagccgctggttagactGGGTCAGCATATTGGGTTACCTCTGTGatatgtctagggatgatgatagcaaatgacggaatgtccaaacagcaaggtgtcgttttctgtgcttttatttttgcccaacacggcaaacaattAACTTGAGGTAAATagagataggttggtgaaaggagaacttgcagattcaggcctatggatggcggaaacaatcctgcttccaatggGAATTTAAcccttcgtcgccactccagccggaatgggtaaagtgtacctggacaggcctctcacaccgacttggcagccagggtatcacttggaactctgagaaggaacaagtctctgccaccgacttggctttAATAGGATTAGAATTCAGAGTGGAACCTCTGACACAGGCCCTCTACTCAGGAACGTAGAGGATAGAGCGAATCCTTCTCAGTActgtaatttgcctgaatctccctcaggtagtctctcaaatggtcatcgactgacaggttgccatcaaacaaactgtcagtgtccggttaccttgatccccgatggtttgtctaggccctgttggatcccCTGCCTCCGGGCTcgcctcagactgactccccatcgaacattacagctcgcttgggatcttcttcagaattttggggacccagtggatgactggggccccgccatagcttcaattgctctgggccatgagggcccagaaccGAGAACTCCgcatagcacgtgcgccccggcctggtaggccatatcgccgggacccgtgatgtgcgcacaccctgatggtgggtgccgcacccagaACCAGGAGCAGACCACCCATCAAAAGGGCGTCcgccctagaagtaccctcccccagcatgtccCGCAAGGGAAaaagccctctgattggctgctggcaggaaggcgccaccgcctggacccctctggtgccacctgtccCCCAGAGATGGAACAgtatctctggaacacaaaataaaaaccacaggacagcccagcctggcagaaacctAATTTACAGGAATTAACCagatgagagcaaagtaactctctcatccccctttaaatttaacatagcacctatactgaaagtacacaggcgctacatatatttttttgagggatatttattatagcaaaaagtaaaaaatattgcattttttttcccccaaaattgtcgctcctatttttgtttatagcgcaaaaaataaaaaccgcagaggtgatcaaataccaccaaaagaaatctctatttgtggggaaaaaaaggatgccaatttttgtttgggaaccacatcccacgaccgcacaattgtcagttgaagcggcacagtgccgaatcacaaaaactgactcttctcttttataccctgttaaaaaaaaaaaaaaaaaaaaaaaatgatttgatatacaagtgcttttggattacaagcatgtttctggaacaaattatgctcgcaaaccaaggttttactgtactgtagaGTCTTTTGTCTTCAAATTGGACAGACCCTTTCTGCTGAAATGGGAGGAATAGGCCACAATCGGGAAGCAAATCCTACGTTTGTAAAAAGCAGATATGGCTGCCCCATGATGAAATTGTTTTACGTAACGGTGGAACACCAGTAAGGGCTTTGGATGGGGAAATGTTAGTACCTTTGTCTAGTGTTGTCTATGGAGAGAGATTTTTCCTTCCTGTCTAGTGAAATTTCAGAAAACTGAGTGAAAATCTCCAACAAGCACAGGCAGTAAATATCTGAGTTCACATTAATAAATgcttgggtttcctccaggtactctggtttcctcctacaCACCAAAGAATTGCTGGTAggataattggcttctgtctaaattgcccCTAGTATAAGAATGGGTTTGGggacctttagattgtaagcttcttgagggtagggactgatgtgaatgtatatgtaaagcgctgcgtaaattgacggcgctatattaatacctttttttaatgtataaatCTAATAAAATAACCTAAtgcagtcctttttttttttttttttttttttattgccataaATTGAGGGCATTCTCATTTGACTACAAGGGGCTCGTTCAGATTGCGCTGATACAGTATGCGTTACAATATAGTGTACAGTATTTTGCACTTATTCTTCCAGTGCAGCGCACCAGATTGACATTTTGTGCATTATGAATGGGTTTTATAGTGCATTGTGTAGCCACACTGGTGTGTCGTTCAAATTGACCCAACAATGCGTGATGCACTGTAAAATGTGCATTTACCACGTGTTggtgtataaatatgaatgggtCATGAAAAATTACCCCTATAGCCGTTATTCCAGTGTTGGGGTTAGGCCTTTTTGCTAGGGCCCTGAAAACAGCTGTTGAGTAAAGTGGGGGACGATCTTGacaatttaattacattttattttttttatttcagaatgctttatttcacttttttaaaaatgttatttatttttttcagattgtaCAAGAACTGCAGACTTTTTATACAGAAACTTATGGCAAGTACAAACTAAATCCGGAGCCATCTCTAAAGGAGACCATGAGGACCATCCAACATgctgtaagaatttttttttttttattttgccagagATCAACACAAATAATGGAACACGCACTCTGTATACAACAATACAATGTATACATTTTAACTAGTGTGTCTGATCTGGGCACTAATAATGGCCGATTAGGCCTGGAAAAGTGCTTACAGGAATTACAAAGGAGTTTGGGACATGGCACATAGTCCAAGAtttgtatgtgtatttttttatttcattggatAGTTTTTATCCCTGTTTGACCTCCTGTTTGGGGTTATGTTTCTTCACTTCTGTCCTTGTGACTTCTGGACCCCCCGAAAATGGGAAAATGGGCAGTTGGAgattattgctgtctgtactttcctgttccagtgacaggcgtgtgtgtgtgtgtgtgtgtgtgtgtgtgtgtgtgtgtgtgtgtttttttgttttctttttgtgtgtgtttagcTTTACACCAGATGGTGTATGTAGCTGGATTGTTGGAGGTACCCCTAAAAGAAGATGGGCTATGAAGAAAACAAGCTGACTTTCGAGCCATGTGTAGCTTATCCTGTTTTGATAGAAGTCAATCTAATGATCCGCTTCTGTCGAACAAGAATGTTGGAAAACAGCCAATCGCCTGCAACAACTGATCGGTGTATTCTGACAATGGAGACTCTCACTGGTTGAATACAATGTTCTAGCGGAGAAGAAcacttgtgtggatggaggactcCTTTGTGTGTagtccccactttttttttttttgtgtgtggagTTTAGCCCGCCTGCTAAACACTATAGGcaccatgtacactgctgctgctaaacggacgttcagaggcagttggatgctttttttcaactgcccccaaactcattcaatgttatcttatgtctACCTATACAGTACACGGTTCATTTACTGtaatttttaggcagttgcgtttttgATAGGCCTTTTGAAGGCAAAAAATGAGTTCAGGCGCCAAAATTTCAGACGCTAAACGCTTTTAAATGTGGTAACCCGCATTTAGCAGCGTtccgtgttttatttttttttatttattttttaaggtgtttttggccattaaaaattatatatatatatatatatatatatatatatatatatatatatatatatatatatatatatatatatatatatatatatatatatatatatatatatataatattttaaacGTGGCAAAACAGACCGTTTtgaaacgtgggttactatctgtcaagttaaatcgttcagaagaggtggtaaaaacgtcccgtgtacatgaagcctaaaggaaaaatctatggccagctttagaaacTAGGGAGCatccatccacaaaaaaaaaaaaaaataataattaatagtcCCTCTAGTTACACAATGGGTAAATGTAATTCACTCATAGTGTGTGTATGGTCTGTATAAAATCAATTACtttttcctattttattttaCAGTTGAACTGTTGTGGACTCACTGGGAATTTTGAAGCTCTACTTACAGAAACGTGCCCTACCGCCAACTTGGAAATGCAGGTAATCTACGCTTCTTGTCATAACATTTGCCAGCAAGCAGTAACTTGTATTTGTACACTTTTAAAACATGAACTGCAGGGAGTCAAACGTATTTCATGTAAAATAAACCTGTCCCAAATCGAAGCGGTTTAAATGGAGTATAAGCAAAGGATACAGTGAGTTGATTCAGACATTTTGAGCATATTTCATACACTGGCCAGAGAGACTGGAAACCCTACCCATGCATAACCCCCTCCTAGCTCGGCTTCCATTTTTAGCTAGCTTCCTTAGGTGATCAATATGCCTACTGCTGTGTCTATAAAGACTTTCTGTTTAAGGGCTTGGTTCCAGATCTCTAAAGGTCTTCTGAGTTGTGCCCATCTTggtgggtgaagattgggccttCTGGCTCTACAGCTATGGAATAGGGAGTGACTCTGATATTGGTGGAACATGTGGCAATCCACTCAGGGAACACTGCCAATGTGGGGGCCCACTCTTATCAGGTTTTCTATGTGTGCTATATATGGCAGTTGCAGAGCTCGAAAGGGGGAAGTCCAGCACAGCACACTTGCGCAATGAAGTCATTACAAACACCATTTTTACTGGCCTCAGGCTCACAAATGGGTGCATTCAGAGCTGCTATGCGTTGCAACTAGTGCAGAATTACCAGAACAACTTGCCAATCCTGTGAGGGGGAAACACAGGCGCCAATCTAAATGTAGTGGGTAAGGTCATTTATTACAAATGTAGATACAGGTACTCGCAAGGCATCAAGCGCAAAAGTGCAATAGCGACCATTAAGCTTGTATGTCAAGATGACTTCTGCGGTGTGGCACTCAGAAGGTCCGTGCTGGTGGTTGCCGACTCTTCCTGGGGTCCTGGACAGGGAGCCGATGATATCCCGGGACGCAGTAAGGGAACAAGCAACACGTTTTTAGAGAATGCGCACCTTCAGGCCTAGCTGATGCCATTTTGAATGAGGGCTTATATGCAGTATAGCCGCTGCTGGGTCTTAAAGTCCTGCGGCTTTAGAAACTCATAAATTACAATTGCTATGGAGTTGGGATTTGTCTATATCATGGTAGATATCATTTGGAACTGTATAGTTACCTGACAAAATATGCAATAAGGGGGATACAAGACAATTAATCCAGTGGCATACTGCCTCATCCCTGTGCATCTGTCTATATATGGGCACCAAGCTCAGCCAGTATTGGGATCACCCAGGTGATCTGGCATAAGCAGATGCTTCTCTCAGATGGGCAGCCACTCCCTTCTGAGTTCTCAGGCCTATTATCTCTGAGAACCATGGCTTCCTGTAGGCAGAGAGATGGTGTGGGTTACCAAATCCCTCAATCAGCAAGGACCCCGGCGCTACTTTCACTGTTTCAGGGACACAATCCTTCACTTTCTTTCTGTCagatgtagtgtgttttttttttgtttttgtttgtttgtttggggTTTTTTTCCCGAGCCATATCTCGATTGCACTATTAGCTCTCAGGGGTTCTCGCTGGTTTGACCGCCTGAGGCGCAAACATAGGCACTCGCTTCCAATCTTTGTGGGAGGATAAGGCATCAAAGGAAAACTGTTGATCAGTAATCCTCTATAAATGAGTCCCCCCAGGTGGCATCTTGAGGTATGGGCTATATCAGACACAGGACTATATTTGGCTTCAGGCAAATGTGGTATGCTCTAGCCTGAAATTGCCTCTCTCAGAATCCAGTCCCCCcaaaccacagtttttttttttttgggtcataGTAGCGGCCTAGAAGTCTTTTCCAGTGCACCCTCACatgcaggagaggtgtgtgtgtgtgtttaaaaaaaaaaaaacgttttcgcTTGTCAATACCCCATGGCAGAGGAAGTCTAAAGTGGAGTGCTCTGGCTGTTGATCTGGCCATTTCTGACTTGAGACTCTGATGGTCCCAGTGGATGAAGTTTTGGTCTATAAGGATTTAACTGATAAAAGGCTAGAGTCTGTCCTTAAGGTATCCTTCTCTGTGGTTGGAGCGGCTCTGCAGCCTGTGGTCACTCAGCTTGGTGTTGGCCAAgcccttttaatgtttttttgggggggtaaatGTGTACTCTAATTGGAGAGTCTGACCCAGAGGATCCTACCATCCGGCAGTTCCTGGAAGATTTTCTGAGAGCCTTGGATTCCATTTGGCAGTTTGGTGTTTGTTGGCAAACCTTTTCTGCAAGAAGCAAATTAAAAACCTGCCCTTTTTgaagtcaaatacttatttgaacCGTCTTTGGATGCTTCCTCCAGAAGGGCGACTGTGGGTAAAAACACGACAAAAGTGATGGGTCAAACTTGTAACTCCTGGGGAATCcaccaggagtttttttttttcgtaggcAACATTACTCAGGCTGAAAGCAAAAGCCTAAATCCCAGTTCACCCTCCTCCCTTCCCCAAATCTTGCAGTTCTGCAGGCTCCTCTTTAGGAAAACTCAGATGACTGGGTCTACAGGTGTCCAAAGGCTTTAAGCTGGAGTTTcactgctctctctcccccctctgcccCTGGAAAGAATGTTGTCCAAATTGGTCATTGCTACCTGGTATTCTcttcacacgtgtgtgtgtgtgtgtgtgtgtgtgtgtgtgtgtagtcgtgtgttttttttatttattttatgctcacACTCCTGAGGATGCAAGTTTTGTGCCAAAGGTCTTGTAGGCGGCTTTGCAGTGGGGTTTGtccctgttctctttttttttttctttgggacaTCTCCCAAGTAGTCTTTAAAATGTACCCTGTGATATATGgtattaagaattttttttctttttttacctgtaaaatatcacaggacacagattctttctttctctcgtgTGTTTCTCATTGGGTGCTAGAAAAAAACAGATGAGAGGGGTTATGCCTGGGcagcatggtggggggggggggggggttgtgcaggCAGTGTACATTTATTTGAAGATGGTAGCATTAACCCAAGAATTggggaaagtgtgtgtgtgtgtgtgtgtgtgtgtgtgtgtgaatttcAGTGTATGGCCGGCCTATAACGGTTACTATGCAGCAGTCTCCCTTACCCCCtcatctcctccccttctcccacaCAGTTTCAATGGACTGCTAGTGTGTAAGGCACACCCATAGTCCATTCACCCTTCCTGCAGTTCTGAAACGGACAGCCCAGGGGGTGCAGGTTCAGTTGCATTAGCCTGACATTGCCCCCATGATTCAATGATCACCGGTTCAATGTTTTGCAAG
It encodes:
- the CD9 gene encoding CD9 antigen, with the protein product MPVKGGTKCVKYLLFGFNFIFWLAGTAVLAIGLWLRFDGQTKPMFESDSSASSFYTGVYILIGAGALMMLVGFLGCCGAIQESECMLGLFFAFLLVIFAIEIAAGIWGFANKDKIVQELQTFYTETYGKYKLNPEPSLKETMRTIQHALNCCGLTGNFEALLTETCPTANLEMQSCPKAIETVFNTKFHIIGAVGIGIAAIMIFGMIFSMVLCCAIRNNREMV